One genomic segment of Natrialbaceae archaeon AArc-T1-2 includes these proteins:
- a CDS encoding acyl-CoA mutase large subunit family protein produces MFDSDDLEEIRAEREEWETEAVEPVVDRFGERKETFTTDTGGQEVDRIYTPEDVSELDYDEDLGFPGQEPYTRGVYSTGYRGRLWTMRQYAGFSTPEDTNERYHYLLDQGQTGLSMAFDLPTQMGYDSDAAMAAGEVGRAGVAIDSLDDMETVFDGIPLDEVSTSMTINAPASVLLAMYIAVGDIQGVDREELRGTIQNDLLKEYIARNTYIYPPGPSMRIITDIFEFCAEEAPKFNTISISGYHIREAGSTAAQELAFTLGNGIEYVEAAIDAGLDVDEFAPQLSFFFNGHNNIFEEVAKFRAARRMWHDIMEERFDAQNPKSKQLKFHTQTAGSTLTAQQIENNVVRVAYQALAAVLGGTQSLHTNGKDEALALPTEESVRTALRTQQILAHESGAADTIDPLAGSYYVESLTDDVEAEAYEILAEIDERGGMLEAVEQQWVQRQIQDTAFDRQKEIEEGERIIVGVNEFEVDEDVEMDIEEVTEADEKRQIDSLESVRVDRDDEDVEATLAALREAARGDDNIMPYIIDAVKVYATVGEICNVLREEFGEYQPGSAL; encoded by the coding sequence ATGTTCGATTCCGACGACCTCGAGGAGATCCGTGCCGAGAGGGAGGAGTGGGAGACAGAGGCGGTCGAACCGGTCGTCGATCGTTTCGGCGAGCGCAAGGAGACGTTCACGACGGACACGGGCGGCCAGGAGGTAGACCGTATCTACACGCCAGAAGACGTCTCGGAGCTGGATTACGACGAGGACCTCGGCTTCCCCGGTCAGGAGCCGTACACCCGCGGGGTGTACTCGACGGGCTATCGCGGCCGACTGTGGACGATGCGCCAGTACGCCGGTTTCTCGACGCCCGAGGACACCAACGAACGCTATCACTACCTGCTCGATCAGGGTCAGACGGGGCTGTCGATGGCTTTCGACCTGCCGACCCAGATGGGCTACGACTCCGACGCCGCCATGGCCGCCGGCGAGGTCGGGAGAGCAGGCGTCGCGATCGACTCACTGGACGACATGGAGACCGTCTTCGACGGCATTCCCCTCGACGAGGTCTCGACGTCGATGACGATCAACGCGCCCGCGTCCGTGTTGCTCGCGATGTACATCGCCGTCGGGGACATTCAGGGCGTCGACCGCGAGGAGCTTCGTGGGACGATCCAGAACGATCTGCTCAAAGAGTACATCGCCCGCAACACCTACATCTATCCGCCAGGACCCTCGATGCGGATCATCACGGACATCTTCGAGTTCTGTGCCGAGGAGGCTCCCAAGTTCAACACGATCTCGATCTCGGGATATCACATCCGCGAGGCGGGTTCGACGGCCGCCCAGGAGCTCGCCTTTACGCTTGGAAACGGAATCGAGTACGTGGAGGCGGCGATCGACGCCGGACTGGACGTCGACGAGTTCGCTCCTCAGCTGTCGTTCTTCTTCAACGGTCACAACAACATTTTCGAGGAGGTCGCGAAGTTCCGTGCGGCCCGCCGGATGTGGCACGACATCATGGAGGAACGGTTCGACGCTCAGAACCCGAAATCGAAACAGCTCAAGTTCCACACCCAGACCGCGGGCTCGACGCTGACCGCCCAGCAGATCGAGAACAACGTCGTTCGTGTCGCCTACCAGGCACTCGCTGCCGTCCTCGGCGGCACCCAGAGTCTGCACACGAACGGCAAGGACGAGGCGCTTGCGCTGCCGACCGAGGAGTCAGTCCGGACCGCCTTGCGCACCCAGCAGATCCTCGCACACGAGTCCGGCGCGGCAGATACCATCGATCCACTCGCCGGCAGCTACTACGTCGAGAGTCTCACCGACGACGTCGAAGCCGAGGCCTACGAGATTCTAGCCGAGATCGACGAACGCGGCGGCATGCTCGAGGCCGTCGAACAGCAGTGGGTTCAACGCCAGATCCAGGACACCGCCTTCGACCGCCAGAAAGAGATCGAAGAGGGCGAACGAATCATCGTCGGCGTCAACGAGTTCGAGGTCGACGAGGACGTCGAGATGGACATCGAGGAGGTCACCGAAGCGGACGAAAAACGCCAGATCGACAGCCTCGAGTCCGTTCGCGTCGACCGCGACGACGAAGACGTCGAGGCGACGCTTGCGGCCCTTCGCGAGGCCGCCCGCGGCGACGACAACATTATGCCCTACATCATCGACGCCGTGAAAGTCTACGCGACGGTCGGCGAGATCTGTAACGTTCTGCGCGAGGAGTTCGGCGAGTACCAACCCGGCAGCGCGCTATAG
- a CDS encoding DUF7539 family protein has translation MPTYETERDLLNAVRERLDGWLYRARADAFAELFEDEDALLSADELRVLDRIDSELSRERGRGVWDTDEYGIVSTGTMSGETPPRVVCTTHPRLPEQGHPGDERLDEETRRKLNDALWQYSQRVVERTQQELEEFVWSVDVEAWETQ, from the coding sequence ATGCCGACGTACGAAACCGAACGCGACCTCCTGAACGCGGTCCGAGAGCGACTCGACGGCTGGCTCTATCGTGCACGAGCCGACGCTTTCGCGGAGCTGTTCGAGGACGAAGACGCCCTGCTGTCAGCAGACGAACTCCGGGTGCTCGACCGGATCGACTCAGAGTTGAGCCGCGAGCGCGGTCGTGGCGTGTGGGATACCGACGAATACGGGATCGTCTCGACCGGGACGATGAGCGGGGAGACACCCCCACGCGTCGTCTGTACGACACACCCGCGGCTTCCGGAGCAGGGCCACCCTGGCGACGAACGACTCGACGAGGAGACGCGTCGCAAACTGAACGACGCACTCTGGCAGTACAGCCAGCGCGTCGTCGAACGCACACAACAGGAACTCGAGGAGTTCGTCTGGTCCGTCGACGTCGAGGCGTGGGAAACCCAGTGA
- a CDS encoding M24 family metallopeptidase — translation MEKLERLEAYLEREGLSSVWFARPNAFAWLSGGSNVVDRESPVGVAAIGYDGSDVTVLTNTIEADRIAEEELPAFADEDVALETYPWYESSLFEALADRVDGPAAADVAVPGFDRVDPTPLRQPLTEDDREAYRRLGQETAAAVEAVCRELQPADTEHEVASAIAVALSAREIEAPVVLVGGAERAQTYRHYTPTDAELGEYALVSVTARRGGRHASCTRTVAFDPPAWLEERHEAAARVETTALAATRSAADQDGTAGDVFAAIQDAYAAVGYDDEWERHHQGGAAGYAGREWIATPGHDAAVETPMAYAWNPTVQGAKSEDTVLVTDDGFETLTDTGRWPTRTVRTVGESDLELERPAVLELADE, via the coding sequence ATGGAGAAACTCGAGCGACTCGAGGCCTACCTCGAGCGCGAAGGGCTGTCGTCGGTCTGGTTCGCGCGGCCGAACGCCTTCGCGTGGCTTTCCGGCGGCTCGAACGTCGTCGACCGGGAGAGCCCCGTCGGCGTCGCGGCGATCGGATACGACGGAAGCGACGTCACCGTCCTGACGAACACGATCGAGGCCGACCGCATCGCCGAAGAAGAACTGCCGGCGTTTGCGGACGAAGACGTCGCCCTCGAGACCTACCCGTGGTACGAGTCCTCACTCTTTGAGGCGCTCGCGGATCGGGTCGACGGGCCGGCCGCAGCCGACGTCGCCGTCCCCGGGTTCGACCGCGTCGATCCGACGCCGTTGCGCCAGCCCCTGACCGAAGACGACCGCGAGGCGTATCGACGGCTCGGCCAGGAGACCGCAGCGGCCGTCGAGGCCGTCTGCCGGGAGCTACAGCCGGCGGATACGGAACACGAGGTCGCCTCCGCGATTGCCGTTGCCCTCTCCGCACGGGAGATCGAGGCTCCGGTCGTCCTCGTCGGCGGCGCAGAGCGGGCCCAGACGTACCGCCACTACACGCCGACCGACGCCGAGCTCGGCGAGTACGCGCTCGTTTCGGTGACGGCTCGACGCGGCGGACGTCACGCGAGCTGTACCCGGACGGTCGCGTTCGATCCGCCGGCGTGGCTCGAGGAGCGTCACGAAGCCGCCGCCCGCGTCGAGACGACGGCGCTCGCGGCGACGCGATCGGCCGCCGACCAAGACGGCACGGCCGGCGACGTCTTCGCGGCGATCCAAGACGCCTACGCCGCCGTCGGCTACGACGACGAGTGGGAACGCCACCACCAGGGCGGTGCGGCCGGCTACGCGGGTCGGGAGTGGATCGCGACGCCGGGACACGACGCCGCAGTCGAGACGCCGATGGCCTACGCCTGGAACCCGACGGTGCAGGGCGCAAAAAGCGAAGATACTGTACTGGTCACAGACGACGGGTTCGAGACGCTGACGGACACCGGTCGCTGGCCCACGCGGACCGTTCGGACCGTTGGCGAGTCCGACCTCGAACTCGAGCGACCAGCCGTACTCGAACTCGCCGACGAGTGA
- a CDS encoding cytochrome oxidase assembly protein, whose translation MSYDSYTPGSSDRSFIDRLGFSHLLATTIVLITATILLGVATRAYGAGLACDANWPFCDAGPYNLFPASFPSFWEWIHRFVSMFAGFAIVATAIAAMRSSRIDRVVTGAVVLGAVLTPIQVYLGRETVLSYNLEVLNLHFWTAVLIFVLFAVATVLVWMPRLTARHVTTALAVGLVALPLHVGLSSAVLGDVTQYSPATQTAQYAVTLALFGAVIVATIVGRRRLDDARTLAVVTATPILAVLVVFFGRHAVVTFPSTIAFQNVLSAFHFLSAAVLFVVFAVGIRLTRTASTGRAATRL comes from the coding sequence GTGTCGTACGACAGCTACACCCCCGGCTCGTCCGACCGTTCGTTTATCGACCGGCTTGGATTCTCCCACCTGCTCGCGACGACGATCGTGCTGATCACGGCGACGATCCTGCTCGGCGTCGCGACGCGAGCCTACGGCGCGGGACTGGCCTGTGACGCTAACTGGCCGTTCTGTGACGCCGGGCCGTACAACCTGTTCCCGGCTAGCTTCCCGAGTTTCTGGGAGTGGATCCACCGGTTCGTCTCGATGTTCGCCGGCTTCGCGATCGTCGCCACCGCGATCGCCGCAATGCGCTCTTCGCGTATCGACCGCGTCGTGACCGGTGCGGTCGTCCTCGGGGCCGTCCTGACCCCGATTCAGGTCTATCTCGGTCGCGAGACCGTCCTCTCGTACAACCTCGAGGTGTTGAACTTGCACTTCTGGACGGCCGTGTTGATCTTCGTCCTGTTCGCCGTCGCGACCGTCCTCGTCTGGATGCCCCGGCTGACCGCCCGGCACGTCACCACCGCGCTCGCGGTCGGGCTCGTCGCGCTCCCGCTTCACGTCGGGCTCAGCTCGGCGGTGCTCGGTGACGTCACCCAGTACTCGCCGGCCACCCAGACGGCCCAGTACGCCGTGACGCTCGCGCTGTTCGGGGCGGTCATCGTCGCGACGATCGTCGGTCGTCGACGGCTGGACGACGCTCGCACCCTCGCCGTGGTGACTGCAACGCCGATTCTCGCCGTGCTCGTGGTCTTTTTCGGCCGCCACGCCGTGGTGACGTTCCCGTCGACGATCGCGTTTCAGAACGTCCTGTCCGCGTTTCATTTCCTCTCGGCCGCCGTCCTCTTCGTGGTCTTCGCCGTTGGCATCCGGCTGACCCGGACCGCCTCGACGGGCCGAGCTGCGACGCGGCTGTGA
- the tmk gene encoding dTMP kinase — MLVTLEGIDGSGKTTVWEALQERYPDATFTREPTNSWYGDAVYRSIGDDDADPLAELFLYTADHADHLSRVVEPALESGDLVISDRYSDSRYAYQGATLADDLEEPMAYVRDVHRPFTIEPDLTIYFDVDPETGAARAGATNKFERVEYLSAVRDNYERLLEAEPDRFVRVDATQSPETVRERVETVLETRLE; from the coding sequence ATGCTCGTCACGCTCGAGGGAATCGACGGCAGCGGGAAGACGACGGTCTGGGAGGCGTTACAGGAGCGGTACCCGGACGCGACGTTCACCCGCGAGCCGACGAACTCGTGGTACGGCGACGCCGTCTATCGGTCGATCGGCGACGACGACGCCGACCCGCTCGCCGAACTCTTCTTGTACACCGCCGACCACGCCGACCACCTCTCGCGGGTGGTCGAACCCGCCCTCGAGTCCGGCGACCTCGTGATCTCGGATCGGTACTCGGACTCGCGGTACGCCTACCAGGGGGCGACGCTCGCGGACGACCTCGAGGAGCCGATGGCGTACGTCCGTGACGTCCACCGACCGTTCACGATCGAACCCGACCTGACGATCTACTTCGACGTCGATCCCGAGACGGGGGCCGCCCGCGCTGGCGCGACGAACAAGTTCGAACGCGTCGAGTATCTCTCCGCTGTCCGGGACAACTACGAGCGCTTGCTCGAGGCGGAGCCGGATCGGTTCGTCCGCGTCGACGCGACGCAGTCTCCGGAGACGGTTCGCGAACGCGTCGAGACGGTGCTCGAAACGAGACTCGAGTGA
- a CDS encoding complex I NDUFA9 subunit family protein, with translation MKVLVAGGTGFIGKNLCAELVERDHEVTALARDPAGADLPAGVETAMGDVSAYDSITGPVADHDAVVNLVALSPLFQPPSGTSHEEVHLRGTEHLIRAAEEGGVDRFLQMSGLDAHPDADTAHLRAKGRAERVVTDSDLAWTIFRPSVVFGDGGEFVPFTKKLTTPYVTGLPGGGTTRFQPIYVGDLVPMLADALEDDVHVGESYEVGGPAVYTLAEVTELAYEADGKSVTVLPIPTPVAKLGLTAAGPIPLIPFGPDQARALEFDNTVVDNDVTAFGYEEAELTTLEAYLGLESGETATLEA, from the coding sequence ATGAAAGTCCTCGTCGCGGGCGGCACCGGTTTCATCGGCAAGAACCTCTGTGCGGAACTGGTCGAACGCGACCACGAGGTGACGGCACTCGCGCGCGATCCCGCCGGGGCGGATCTGCCCGCGGGCGTCGAGACCGCGATGGGCGATGTAAGCGCTTACGACTCGATCACGGGACCCGTCGCCGACCACGACGCTGTGGTCAACCTCGTGGCGCTCTCGCCGCTGTTTCAACCACCCAGCGGCACCAGTCACGAGGAGGTCCACCTCCGGGGGACCGAACACCTGATCAGGGCCGCCGAGGAGGGCGGCGTCGACCGATTCCTCCAGATGAGCGGGCTCGACGCGCACCCGGACGCCGACACGGCCCACCTTCGGGCCAAAGGCCGCGCCGAACGGGTCGTGACCGACTCCGATCTCGCGTGGACGATCTTTCGTCCCTCCGTCGTCTTCGGCGACGGCGGCGAGTTCGTCCCCTTCACGAAGAAGCTGACAACGCCGTACGTCACCGGCCTCCCCGGCGGTGGCACGACGCGGTTTCAGCCCATCTACGTCGGCGACCTCGTCCCGATGCTCGCAGACGCCCTCGAGGACGACGTCCACGTCGGCGAGAGCTACGAGGTCGGCGGCCCCGCGGTCTACACCCTCGCGGAGGTGACCGAACTCGCTTACGAGGCCGACGGAAAGTCCGTGACGGTGCTTCCGATCCCGACGCCGGTTGCGAAACTCGGGCTGACGGCCGCCGGGCCGATACCGCTGATCCCGTTCGGGCCGGACCAGGCGCGCGCACTCGAGTTCGACAACACCGTCGTCGACAACGACGTGACCGCCTTCGGCTACGAGGAAGCCGAGTTGACGACCCTCGAGGCGTATCTCGGCCTCGAGTCGGGAGAGACGGCGACGCTCGAGGCCTGA
- a CDS encoding AAA domain-containing protein: MNVRGTVAGEVDARTVTTSYGESELAEVPLALASVDGEDVDREESTPVTVTCWGKWVESAELLEPGMELLVTDAEVEEYRGEIQYSTTGESYVVVEPTYLVNVTAVRDWVECPRLYYLNKLSGIPLNYPVLKGTLVHEVFGDLLRGRELEAAIDERVEEHGLELGLLGESPATVREDVRDNAAAIEGWLEQGRLTEDDSWRSEQMLISETFGIKGRADAVRRGSPVELKTGKNLRKEPRFKDKVQAACYALLLEEHGDRVDTGTLLYTKNSALDRNEETGDLTPAKEFSMGEGLLKYVLRLRNEIAAMESNETVPSGHEADATCEYCFERETCMVVSGRLDQESKAGQVGTPLPEAERDHFERFYRAIEEERREVHHEYAKLWEQDADERADDDRALIDLEFLDRRELEGGRWELRARRTTATSSKLREGDLVLASDGHPVRGEAELARIERLDENEVVLTADEPVDVTRLDVYPSELSTDRLLVALHDALLKGDERRRDVLFGRADPEFDAVEETFIDNNDAQNEAVRKAVGARDFAAIHGPPGTGKTYTIARAVRAMVERGERVLLSAFTNRAVDNMLEALLEQGLDTDRLVRVGTESGVRPDMQAYRLERTGDPDERLAELESAQVVAATTATCGSRVMKEQAFDVALVDEAAQLTEPGTYAAINLADRFVLVGDHEQLPPVVRAENELAESLFERLVESHPDAGVMLDRQYRMNQRIQAFASREFYDGRLRPATPDVAGRTLDDLEGVSRSALPEELADPVSFVDVPGDDGQYTDSEEAARIAELIEAYEAAGLSRSEIGVIAPFRAQVSEISGRVPDDVVVDTVDRFQGSSEELIVVSFVASGDLEGPIFEDYRRINVALTRSKRALVLVGDAEALETDPVYRRLLEWARTGHTAR; this comes from the coding sequence GTGAACGTACGCGGCACCGTCGCGGGAGAGGTCGACGCCCGGACCGTTACGACGAGCTACGGCGAGAGCGAACTCGCGGAGGTCCCGCTGGCGCTCGCGTCAGTCGACGGCGAGGACGTCGACCGCGAGGAGTCGACGCCGGTGACGGTGACCTGCTGGGGAAAGTGGGTCGAGTCCGCGGAACTGCTCGAGCCCGGGATGGAGCTTCTGGTTACCGACGCCGAGGTCGAGGAGTACCGCGGCGAGATCCAGTACTCGACGACCGGGGAGTCCTACGTCGTCGTCGAGCCGACCTACCTCGTAAACGTCACCGCCGTCCGGGACTGGGTCGAGTGCCCCCGGCTCTACTACCTGAACAAACTCTCCGGGATCCCGCTCAACTATCCCGTTCTGAAAGGGACGCTCGTCCACGAGGTCTTCGGCGATTTATTGCGGGGGCGAGAGCTCGAGGCCGCCATCGACGAGCGGGTCGAGGAACACGGCCTCGAGCTCGGCCTGCTCGGGGAGTCGCCCGCGACAGTTCGAGAGGACGTCAGGGACAACGCGGCAGCGATCGAGGGCTGGCTCGAGCAGGGCCGCCTGACGGAGGACGATAGCTGGCGCTCCGAACAGATGTTGATCAGCGAGACATTCGGCATCAAGGGTCGGGCCGACGCCGTTCGCCGGGGCTCGCCGGTCGAGTTGAAAACCGGAAAGAACCTGCGAAAAGAGCCCCGCTTCAAGGACAAGGTCCAGGCCGCCTGTTACGCGCTCCTCCTCGAGGAACACGGCGATCGGGTCGATACGGGAACCCTGCTGTACACGAAAAACTCCGCGCTCGATCGTAACGAGGAGACCGGCGATCTCACGCCCGCAAAGGAGTTCTCGATGGGTGAGGGGCTGTTGAAGTACGTGTTGCGACTGCGAAACGAGATCGCGGCGATGGAATCGAACGAGACGGTACCGTCGGGCCACGAAGCCGACGCGACGTGTGAGTACTGTTTCGAACGCGAGACCTGCATGGTCGTCTCGGGCCGGCTCGACCAGGAGTCGAAAGCCGGCCAGGTCGGGACCCCGCTGCCAGAGGCCGAACGCGACCACTTCGAGCGGTTCTACCGGGCGATCGAGGAGGAACGCCGGGAGGTCCACCACGAGTACGCCAAGCTCTGGGAACAGGACGCCGACGAGCGGGCCGACGACGACCGGGCGCTGATCGACCTCGAGTTTCTCGACAGACGCGAACTCGAGGGCGGGCGCTGGGAGCTGCGGGCCCGGCGGACGACTGCGACGAGTTCGAAACTCCGGGAGGGTGACCTGGTGCTTGCGAGTGACGGCCACCCGGTCCGGGGCGAGGCGGAACTCGCACGGATCGAGCGACTAGATGAGAACGAGGTCGTCCTCACGGCCGACGAACCCGTCGACGTGACCCGCCTCGACGTCTATCCGTCCGAACTCTCGACTGACCGGCTGCTCGTTGCCCTCCACGACGCCCTGCTGAAAGGCGACGAGCGTCGCCGGGACGTTCTCTTCGGTCGCGCCGATCCCGAGTTCGACGCCGTCGAGGAGACGTTCATCGACAACAACGACGCCCAGAACGAGGCCGTCCGCAAGGCGGTGGGCGCACGCGACTTCGCGGCGATCCACGGGCCACCCGGAACCGGAAAGACCTACACGATCGCCCGCGCCGTCCGTGCGATGGTCGAACGCGGCGAGCGGGTCCTGCTGTCTGCGTTCACCAACCGCGCCGTCGACAACATGCTCGAGGCCTTACTCGAGCAGGGACTCGACACCGACCGCCTCGTCCGGGTCGGCACCGAAAGCGGCGTCCGCCCGGACATGCAGGCCTATCGCCTCGAGCGGACGGGCGATCCCGACGAGCGACTGGCCGAACTCGAGAGCGCACAGGTCGTCGCGGCGACGACGGCGACCTGTGGCTCGCGGGTGATGAAAGAGCAGGCCTTCGACGTCGCGCTGGTCGACGAGGCCGCCCAGCTGACCGAACCGGGCACGTACGCGGCGATAAACCTCGCCGACCGGTTCGTCCTCGTCGGCGACCACGAACAGCTGCCGCCGGTCGTCCGCGCCGAAAACGAGCTCGCCGAATCGCTGTTCGAACGGCTGGTCGAGTCCCATCCCGACGCCGGCGTCATGCTCGATCGTCAGTACCGGATGAACCAGCGCATCCAGGCGTTCGCCTCCCGGGAGTTCTACGACGGACGGCTCCGTCCGGCGACGCCCGACGTGGCCGGACGAACGCTCGACGACCTCGAGGGCGTCTCGCGGTCGGCACTCCCCGAGGAGCTGGCCGACCCCGTCTCGTTCGTCGACGTCCCGGGCGACGACGGCCAGTACACCGACAGCGAGGAGGCCGCACGGATCGCCGAACTGATCGAGGCCTACGAGGCAGCGGGGCTGTCCCGGTCGGAGATCGGCGTCATCGCCCCGTTTCGCGCACAGGTGTCCGAAATCTCCGGTCGCGTCCCCGACGACGTCGTCGTCGACACCGTCGACCGATTCCAGGGCTCGAGCGAGGAGCTCATCGTCGTCTCGTTCGTCGCCAGCGGCGATCTGGAGGGGCCGATCTTCGAGGATTATCGGCGAATCAACGTCGCGCTCACCCGGTCGAAACGGGCGCTCGTGCTCGTCGGGGACGCCGAGGCGCTCGAAACGGATCCAGTTTACCGGCGGCTGCTCGAGTGGGCTCGAACGGGACACACCGCCCGATAG
- a CDS encoding Gfo/Idh/MocA family protein produces MTTDRTEIRTGIVGLGNIGQYHAERLLELGVPLSGGMDVSADARRRFARRYDVDVYEDHQELFDVVDAVVITTPNKFHEEYAVAALERDIHVLLEKPLAHTLESGERIAAAADEADSYCMIGFNNRFANTVQIVKNRIERGEFGDVAHVEANYVRRRGVPGRGSWFTRRAIAGGGALIDLGVHAIDLALYLLAYPDIVEINGVTRSEFGRRDDYAYIEMWGDDAGPGNFDVDDSASAFIRCDGSRTIALDVAWATNRPSNHEFVVRGTEAAARFDLLENDLSIYSASTTGPDHLEDTSVTTRGNDTHTDEQRAFFDAIATDRDVGESVEHALAVQRVVDAIYRSSETERAVQIDGGDGA; encoded by the coding sequence ATGACGACCGACCGAACCGAGATCAGAACCGGCATCGTCGGGCTCGGCAACATCGGCCAGTACCACGCCGAGCGTCTGCTCGAGCTCGGCGTCCCGCTTTCCGGCGGCATGGACGTCTCGGCCGATGCGCGCAGACGCTTTGCCAGACGGTACGACGTCGACGTCTACGAGGATCACCAGGAACTGTTCGACGTCGTCGACGCCGTCGTCATCACCACTCCGAACAAGTTCCACGAGGAGTACGCCGTCGCCGCCCTCGAACGAGACATCCACGTCCTGCTCGAGAAACCCCTCGCACACACCTTAGAGAGCGGCGAACGGATCGCTGCGGCCGCCGACGAGGCCGACAGCTACTGTATGATCGGATTCAACAACCGCTTTGCGAACACCGTCCAGATCGTCAAAAACCGCATCGAACGCGGCGAGTTCGGAGACGTAGCCCACGTGGAGGCGAACTACGTCCGTCGACGCGGAGTCCCCGGCCGCGGTTCGTGGTTCACCAGACGGGCGATCGCTGGCGGCGGTGCGCTCATCGATCTCGGCGTCCACGCGATCGACCTCGCGCTGTACCTGCTCGCGTATCCCGACATCGTCGAGATAAACGGCGTCACCAGATCGGAGTTCGGCCGCCGTGACGACTACGCCTACATCGAGATGTGGGGAGACGACGCCGGGCCGGGAAACTTCGACGTCGACGACTCCGCGAGCGCGTTCATCCGGTGTGACGGGAGTCGGACGATCGCGCTCGACGTCGCGTGGGCGACGAACCGGCCGTCGAACCACGAGTTCGTCGTCCGAGGCACCGAAGCCGCCGCCCGGTTCGACCTCCTCGAGAACGACCTCTCGATCTACTCCGCGAGTACGACCGGTCCCGACCACCTCGAGGATACGTCCGTCACGACGCGTGGAAACGACACCCACACCGACGAACAGCGTGCGTTCTTCGACGCGATCGCGACCGACCGGGACGTCGGCGAAAGCGTCGAACACGCCCTCGCAGTGCAACGCGTCGTCGATGCGATCTATCGCTCGAGCGAGACCGAACGTGCCGTACAGATCGACGGCGGCGACGGGGCGTAA
- a CDS encoding ABC transporter ATP-binding protein, which produces MARVRLENVAKRFEDVTAVDDVSLEVADGEFVTFVGPSGCGKSTTMETVAGLTKPSDGSVYIGDDEVTTLAPKDRGVAMVFQNIALFPHMDVYENISFGLRLRTYDDEEIRTRVERAAEIVQLEGMLDRMPDELSGGQRQRVAIARAIVRDPDVFLMDEPLANLDAKLRVHMRTELQRLHRELGTTIIYVTHDQAEAMTMSDRIAVLNEGRLQQIAPPLTCYNEPANRFVAGFIGSPSMNFVEGKLLENGLETENFTVELDPASIAGVDVGDAATLGVRPEDVHLQDRAGSIDFPTDPIDATTDVIEPMGDEIFVYLLLSETETRTMDDDVAASPNQLLMSVPPDAELSADEPVEIVLDRSQLHLFDADSGEALAHGVAEPAGKDAGARSTEADR; this is translated from the coding sequence ATGGCACGAGTACGACTCGAGAACGTGGCGAAACGATTCGAAGACGTCACCGCGGTCGACGACGTGAGCCTCGAGGTAGCAGACGGCGAGTTCGTCACCTTCGTCGGTCCCTCGGGGTGTGGCAAGTCGACGACGATGGAGACCGTCGCGGGACTGACGAAACCATCCGACGGCAGCGTCTACATCGGCGACGACGAGGTCACCACCCTCGCACCGAAAGATCGCGGCGTCGCGATGGTCTTTCAGAACATCGCGCTGTTTCCCCACATGGACGTCTACGAGAACATCTCCTTCGGGCTCCGGCTCCGGACGTACGACGACGAGGAGATCCGCACTCGCGTCGAGCGAGCTGCGGAGATCGTCCAGCTCGAGGGGATGCTCGACCGGATGCCCGACGAGTTATCGGGCGGGCAGCGCCAGCGGGTCGCGATCGCGCGTGCGATCGTTCGCGATCCTGACGTCTTCCTGATGGACGAACCGCTCGCGAACTTAGACGCGAAGCTTCGGGTCCACATGCGAACCGAACTCCAGCGGCTCCACCGCGAGCTGGGGACGACGATCATCTACGTCACCCACGACCAGGCCGAGGCGATGACGATGTCCGATCGGATCGCGGTGTTGAACGAGGGCAGACTCCAGCAGATCGCACCGCCGCTTACCTGTTACAACGAGCCCGCGAACCGGTTCGTCGCCGGCTTCATCGGCTCGCCGTCGATGAACTTCGTCGAGGGCAAACTGCTCGAGAACGGCCTCGAGACGGAGAACTTCACCGTCGAGCTCGATCCTGCTTCGATCGCCGGCGTCGACGTCGGTGACGCGGCCACGCTCGGGGTTCGCCCGGAAGACGTCCATCTCCAGGATCGGGCCGGCTCGATCGACTTCCCGACGGATCCGATCGACGCGACGACGGACGTGATCGAACCGATGGGCGACGAGATCTTCGTCTACCTCTTGCTCTCCGAGACCGAGACGCGAACGATGGACGACGACGTCGCGGCGTCGCCGAATCAGCTGCTGATGAGCGTCCCGCCCGATGCGGAGCTCTCGGCGGACGAACCGGTCGAGATCGTCCTCGACAGGTCACAGCTGCACCTGTTCGATGCAGACTCGGGCGAGGCACTCGCACACGGCGTCGCAGAACCAGCCGGCAAGGACGCTGGAGCTCGGTCGACCGAAGCCGACAGGTAG